TATGGCGGCCATGATCCCGTCTGCGACCTCACGGTTGAGGGCATTTCGATTATCAGGACGTCGAATCGTGATACGCACTTCTTTGCCGAGCACCTGCGATTGAACAACGCTCTCAGTCATTTCCGAAGTTCCCCCCTGCATTCAGGACGCCGCGCTTTCTTACGTCAGGTCGTCAAAAGCTTGGCTTGATCTATTTTCTAACATGTGTTTGATTTTGGTCAACAACGCAAACAACATTTTTCGGGAGGACGATATGACCGCTCAAAGTGAGGCCATCTCGGCTGATCTGGAAGCCATCAGGGCGAACTATTCTTTGACTGATGAGCAACGCCAGATCGTCGATCACGTGGATCGGGTATCGCGCGAGGTGCTGCACCCGCTGCAGGCGCGCATGGATGACGAGGAATGGTGGCCCGATGATCTGTTCAAGCAGATGGGCGAGCTGGGCCTGCTGGGGATTACCGCGCCGGAGGAGCTGGGCGGATCGGGGCAGAACGAGTTCACCCAGGCGCTGGTGTCCGAGGTGATTTCGAAGTGGAATCCGGCTGTGGGCCTCTCGCACGGGGCGCATGACAACCTGTGCCTGAATAACCTGCTGCGCAATGGCTCCGAAGAGCAGGTGAAGAAATACGTGCCGGGCCTTTGCTCGGGCGAGCTCGTCGGTGCTTTGGGCCTGACCGAACCGGGTGCGGGATCCGATGCGCTCGGATCCATGGCCACCACTGCCCGCCGCGACGGTGATGATTATGTCATCAACGGCTCGAAGATTTACATCACCAACGGCCCCATTGCCGATGTGATCCTGCTTTATGCCAAAACCGACAAGTCGAAGGGCGCCAAGGGCATTTCTGCTTTCATCATCGAGACGGACAATCCCGGTTTCAAGGTGGCGCAAAAGCTTGACAAAATGGGCTTTCGCGGCTCGCCAACCGGAGAACTGGTGTTTGAGGATTGCCGCGTACCCGCATCCGCCATGGTTGGACCGGAAAACACCGGCGTTTCGGTGGTAATGAGCGGGTTGGATCTGGAGCGTGCTATGGTTGCCTCAGTCTGCGTTGGCATGGCCGAACGCGCCCTGGAACTGGGGCTGGAATACGCCAAGATTCGCGAACAGTTCGGCAAGCCGATTGCAAGTTTCCAGATGATGCAGTCGAAACTGGCCGAGATCTACACCGAGGTCGAAACCGCGCGCGCCTTCGGTTATCGCGCGCTGGCCGCCTGTACCGGGTTGCCGAAAGGGGCCGGGGGCCGCGGCGAAATCCACAAACTGACGGCGGCGGCCTGTCTTTACGCCGGCGAGGCATTCAACAAGGCGGTGACCGAAGCCTGCCATATTCATGGTGGCTCTGGCTACATGCAGGACACCGAGATCAACCGGCTGTTCCGCGCCAACAAGCTGCTGGAAATCGGCGCGGGTACAAGCGAAGTCCGCAAGATCATCATTGCCGAAGAACTTTTGCGCGCCTGAGGGGGACGAGACAATGAACAAGCAACTGCGCAACGACACCGCTCTGCCAACACATTTCATGACGGACGAACAGCAGGCCCTGGCCGATCAGGCCGGCAAGTTCTTCATGTCCGAATTCCACCATCTGAACGCGGAAATGGACGATACTGATGACCTGCCGCCTTCGGTTTTCCCCAAGCTGGGCGAGATGGGATATCTCGGCCTGAACGTGCCGCCGGAATTCGGCGGGGCCGGGCTCGACTTTACCTCGGCCTGTATCATCACCGAGGAAATGTCTAGGGCCTCGGCGGCCATCGGACTGACCCATGTGGCCCATGACAATTTGTGCGTCAACAACATCTATCGCAACGCCAATGACGAGTTGCGCCGAAAATACCTGCCGGGCCTGTGCAACGGCACGCTGGTGGGTGCTCTGGGCCTGACCGAACCCGGCGCGGGGTCCGATGCGCTTGGCTCGATGCGGACCACGGCCAAAAAGGATGGCGACGACTACATCCTGAACGGCGCCAAGATCTACATCACCAATGGGCCGATTGCCGATCTGGTGCTGGTCTATGCCAAGACATCGCCCGAAAAAGGGGCCAAGGGCATTTCCGCCTTTATCGTGGAAACCGACACGCCCGGTTTCAAGGTGGCGCAGAAGCTCAACAAGATGGGATTCCGCGGCTCGCCGACGGGCGAACTGGTATTCGAAGATTGCCGTGTTCCGGCCAGAAACATGGTCGGCAAGCTGGATGGCGGGGTTGCCGTTACCATGTCCGGACTTGATCTGGAACGTGCCATCGTCTGTTTCAACGCTCTGGGCATTGCGCAGCGGGCGCTGGATATTTCCATCGATTACGCCAAGACACGCCAGCAATTCGGCAAACCGATCGCCAGTTTCCAGATGGTTCAGGCGATGCTGGCCGACATGTATACGCAGATCGAGGCCGCGCGCAGCCTGTCCTTGCGCACCGCTGCCATGTGTGAAGGCCTCGAAGAGGGCGAAGGCGGGCGCGGCGAAATCCACAAGCTCACCGCTGCGGCGATCTACAAGGCCGCTGAGGCGACATCCTTCGTGCTGGACAAAGCTGTCCAGATTCACGGCGGCTCAGGCTACATGCGTGATACCGAAGTGAACCGGCTGTACCGGACCGGTCGCGTGCTTGAGGTCGGCGCGGGCACCCAGGAGGTTCGCAAACTCATCATCTCCGGCGAATTGCTGAAGAACTAAGGGGGCGGAACATGAGCGAAGCGAAATCAAGGCGTTACGCGTCGGATCTCATGGCGGGCCAGGTTGCCCTGGTCACGGGGTCTGGATCTGGAATGGGCCGGGCGACGGCGATCGAAATGGCCGCTTGCGGAGCCAGGCTTGCGCTGTTCGCGCGCCGGGAAGAGCCGCTGGAAGAGACCGCCGAAATGATCCGCGCGGCGGGGGGCGAGGCCTTCGTCGTGCCCGGAGACACCCGCGACGAAGACAGTATTGAAACTGCGATGGGGCGGATCAAGGACCACTATGGGCAGTTGGATGTCTTGGTGAACAATGCCGGCGGCCAGTATATCGCGGCCGCCCGCGATATCACCAACAAGGGCTTCGAAGCCGTGATCCGCAACAACCTGATCGGATCTTGGCAGATGACCCGGGCAGCGGCGGATCACTTCATGTACGACAATGGTGGATCGGTTGTGTTTGTCACCGCCATCTCTGCGCGCACCGCGCTTACCGGCTTTACACACACCGTCGCCGCCCGCGCCGGTGTGACGGGCATGATGAAAACGCTGGCCGCCGAATGGGGCGAGTACGGCATCCGGCTGAACTGTGTCGCGCCGGGCACGATCAAGACCGATGCGCTTGGCCGCTATCCGATTCCGCCGGAACAGTGGAAAAAGCTGAACCGCTCGGTGCTAAACCGGATGGGGGCGGCCGAGGACATCGCAGGCACGATCATTTTCCTGGCCTCGAAACTTGGCGGTTTCATCACCGGAGAAGACATTTATGTAGACGGCGGTGAGACCTTGCATATGGGTCATGACGCGCGGGACATGATCAACCCCGCGATGTTCGAAAAACGCGAACGGGGAGATGGCAAGAATGAATAAACAGCCCGTCCTTCTGGAGATTTCCGACAGGATCGCCACGGTTACGCTGAACGATCCCGAGCGGCGCAACCCGGTCACCGGAAACGACATGATCGCTGCCCTTCTGAAGACCTTCGCCAAGGTGCAGGCCGATCCTCAGGTCAGCGTGATGATCCTGACCGGCGCCGACCCGGCCTTTTGTGCCGGCGGCGACATCAAGGAAATGAACGATCCCGACAGCGTGTTCCGCAAGGAGCCGCTGGCGGCGGCGCAGAGCTATGTTGATGGGGTGCAGCGGCTGCCGCTTGCGCTCTACAACATGGATATTCCGACCATCGCCGCAGTCAACGGCCCGGCGGTGGGCGCGGGGTGCGACCTGACCATGATGTGCGACATGCGCATCGCGTCGGAAAAAGCAAGGTTCGGCGAGGTGTTTCTGAATCTCGGAATCATTCCGGGCGATGCGGGCAGCTGGTTCCTGTTGCGTCGTCTGGGCCACCAGAAGGCCGCCGATCTGACCTTCTCAGGGCGCATGGTCGAGGCCAAGGAAGCGCTGGAGCTTGGTATGGTGCTTGAACTTGTGCCTCATGAAAAATTGATGGAACGTGCCCGCGAACGGGCCGCTGTCATCGCCGCGAAACCGCCGCGTGCGGTGCGGGTCGCCAAGCGTCTGATGCGCAATGCCGAACGGATGGACCTGCCGGATTTCCTGAATTCCGCGGCGGCCTATCAGGCGCTCATGCATCAGACCGAAGACCACCACGAGGCGGTTGCTGCGTTCGTCGAAAAACGAAAACCCAATTTCACGGGGCGTTAAAGGAAAGATCGCATGTCAGACATCACCCAAAAGAAGATGGAGCAAATCGCGCAGATGTGGAATGCGCGCGGCAAGGGTCTGATAACGCATATGGCGCTTGAGATCGAAGAGGTCTCGACGGAAGGTGTTCGGGTTCGGATGCCGTTCAATCCGGACTTTTGCGTCGATGCGGAACAATCGCTGCTCCACGGTGGTATCCTGACGGCACTTCTGGACAGTGTCTTTGGACTGGCGAACTTTGTTGCCATCGAAGGCGTCAGTACCATGGCCACTCTTGACCTCAGAGTTGATTACCTGCGCCCGGCCCGTTCACGCGCGGATGTCATCGTTCAAGCGCATTGTTTTCGCAAGACCCGCCACATCGCCTTCAATTCCGGCAGCGTCTGGTTCGCGGGCCATGAGGATGCTGAAATAGCCAGGGGAACCGCCTCGTTTGCATTGACGCGCGGCGAAACCAGCCTGTTTGACGCAATGACAAAAGGAAAAACCTCGTGATGGACGTGCAAACTGTCAATGCCAATGTATCCCGGGTGCCGTTCTTCCGATTTCTCAACTTTGAGGTCAGAAGTCTAGACAGTCTCCATGCTGAGGCGGAAATGACCTTTGATGACCGCCATATCGGTAACCCGATCATGGAGTACTACCATGGCGGCATAATCGCGAGTTTTATGGAGGCCACTGCCGCCATCGCGGTACAGCCCGATTTCGCCGACGTTCCGGCCAAGCCGATCAACCTGACCGTCGATTACCTCAGACCCGGTGTGAAGGGACCGCTTTTTGCCCGCGCTAACGTCACGCGCAAAGGCAAGCGGATGGCAAGCGTCAGCGTGCTCAGCTGGCAGACGGATCGGGAAAAGGCGGTTGCCGAAGGGCTGTATCACTTCCTTCTGGTCTGACCGGGGCAACCGCTTTCAGGGCTACCTTGTCCTGTGGACGGGGCCGCTTCCCGGTTACAAATGCCTTCCAGTAACAGATTGATGAGCATGCTGGAGAATTCAGGCAGTGATAGATATCCTTCCACTCCTGCCTTGTTCGGGTCGAACCATTCCACCGTCCAGTTTAAGGCACCCAACATCACCTGGCGCAAGGGGACGATCTTGATATCCGACCGTATGGCACCGTCGTCCTGAGCTTCACGGAGTATCCAATCCCAGAGTTTTCCATACTCATGGCGAATACCCCTGTGCCTCTCCCTGAAATGATTGGGGAGCATTCCATAACTTCGGATGTTCGCCGAGGTAAATTCGCTTGCCTTGAAGAGGAAATCCAGGTGCGTCCAGATTGCGGTCGCTATCCTGGCGTGATGATCGTAGGGGGCATCGAATTGCCGAACGGCGGCTTCGACACCTGATAGCAGGTCCTTTAGTCCGGCGTTCAGCACTTCGTCAACGATCGCGTCCTTGGAATTGAAGTGGTAATAGACGCTGCCCGCTTTCAAGCCAGCATTGTCCGCGACCTTTCTCAGAGTCGTCGCCTTGTAGCCATTGTCCCTCAGAACGCGCGCTGCGGCCGTTAGTATTTCTGCACGGGTCTTAGCCGCCTTGCTGCCAGGGTCCGGAGTTTTGACGGGAGTGGCGGGACACAGCTTCAAGCCTTCTGTATCAGCACTGTCATGCAAACACATTCCGTCAAGTATCAGCTTACTCATTCGTTCCGCGAGGATGCGCACCGGATACTTGTCGACATCGTACCATTCCACGGTCCAGTTCATGGCACTCAGGATGAACTGGCGGATCACAGCAGTGGATATGTCACTTCGAAGGTGGCCGGCGCGTTTGGCGTCATTCAGGAATTTGCCCCAGGCACCTGCATATGATGCACGCAATTCGCGATGCGGGGCGCGTGTTTCGTCCGACAACATCGGATAGTTCCGAATATTAGCTGACGTAAAGTCACTGTCGGTCAACAGATAGGTAAGGTGTGTTTCAATCAGGGTTCCGAAAGTCTTGCGAAAATCCTCCGAACTTGTCGGTGCCGGCCGAACGATTTCACTGACCGTCTGATATAGTTGACGGACGCCAATTTCGAGAACTTCGCTCAGAATTTGGTCCTTGGATTGAAAATGGTAATAAATGCTGCCGGCCTCAATGCGGGCTTCCTGCGCGATGTCGCGCATCGTCGTTGCATGATAACCTTGATACCGAAAAAGTCGCGCGGCCGCAGCGAGTATGGCTTCGCGGGTCCTCTCCGACTTGCTTAGATCGTCATACACTATCTTGGTATCTTCACTCTGTCGTGCCATCCATTGTCGATACTTGTTGGCCCTGTGGCTGTCCATTGCAATAAATCTAACAGACGTTAGAATACATCCGAGAGAGTGTCGAATCAACTCTTTTCAAGGTGCAACGGAAGAGGAGGACCTCCACATGCGAGGATTGAGTGGAAAACGGGTCGTCGTGACCGGCGGTGGGAGCGGCATCGGCCGAGCGGTTTGCGAACGGTTCGGCGCAGAGGGCGCCGAAGTTGCCGTTTTCGATCTGAACAAGGATGGGGCGGATGAAACTGTCCGACTGATCATCGACGCGGGTGGAAAGGCCCAGGCCTTCAAAGCGGACATCACCGATCGTTCTCAGGTCGACATGGCAGTGGCCGCGTTCGAGGCCGGAGGCCCGATTGACGTGCTGGTGAACAACGCCGGCTGGGACGTGATCAAACCGTTCCTCGATACCGATGCCGATCTTTGGAAAAAGGTCATCGACATCAATCTTTATGGCCCGCTCAACATGCATCACGCGGTGCTTCCGGGCATGGTCAAGAACGGCAGCGGCCGCGTGGTCAATATCGCGTCCGACGCCGGACGCGTCGGATCATCCGGCGAGGCTGTGTATTCGGCCTGCAAAGGTGGCATCATCTCGTTTACCAAGACCGTGGCGCGCGAACTTGCACGCAATGGCATTCAATTGAACGCGGTCGCCCCCGGACCGACCGACACGCCTCTGTTCGCGCAGGTTGCCGAAGGCGAGGCCGGTCAAAAGATCGCTGAGGGTCTCAAGCGGGCGATTCCGATGAAGCGCCTGGCGCAGCCGTCAGATTACCCGGGCATCATCTGTTTTCTGTCGTCCGACGACGCGGGATTCATCACCGGTCAGGTGATTTCGGTTTCGGGCGGCTTGTCCATGCACGGTTGAAACGCTGACAGCTGCGACGGAGACAAGGCGCTGCTGCCAAACCGTGCCAAGAGTTACTCCTCGACTGGCCGCGCCTTATGTGCGGCCCCTTTTTATTGTAGAAAGGTTGCGAATGTTTCAGCCAAGCTCTGAAATCCAGCGAACAAGCACGCTGACCGCTTTTCTGAATGACTGTGAGATTGACAGCTACGAGGAGCTCGTCGGCCTATCGAACGAAGAGCCCGAATGGTTCTGGGGCCGGATCATCGACCATGCCGGCATGCGGTTCGCGCAGCCTTACACCCGGTTGCGAGATATCTCCACAGGGCCCGAATCGATCAGATGGGCCGTGGGAGGCACGTTGAATCTGACAGAAACCTGTCTTGACGCCCGAATTGCCGATGGCCTGGGCGACAAGACCGCAATCGACTGGGTCGGTGAAGACGGAAGCCGCCGTCGCTGGACCTACTTCGACCTTGCCGCCGAAGCCTCCCGCGTCGCCTCGGCCCTTGCCGCGCGCGGTGTAATGCCGGGTCAGGCGGTGGGCATTTATATGCCGATGATCCCCGAAATCGAGGCCGCGCTTCTGGGTATCGCGCGGCTGGGCGCGGTTGCGGTACCGCTGTTCTCCGGCTTTGCGCCCCATGCCATCGTATCGCGCCTGAGCGATGCGGATGCCGTAGCGGTGTTGACAGCGGATGCCACACCCCGACGAGGCAAGCCGGTCTGGATGGAGGCGACCCTTGCCCAGGCTTTGACCGACGTACCATCGGTTCATACCGTTATCAGCCTGCGACGGTTCGGCGGTGCAGTGGCCGATCCGGTCCGCGATCTGGACTGGAGCGAAACCATAGGCCGCGCCAGTCCGGAGTTTGCCGCCGTTCCGGTCAAGGCCGAAGACACCTTTCTGATCGCCTATACTTCGGGCACCACCGGGCGGCCCAAGGGCGTCGTGCATACCCATTTGGGCGTGCAGGCGAAGGCCACGGCCGATATCCTGCTTTGTCTCGACATGAAACGGGACGACCGGCACCTCTGGATGACCGACATGGGGTGGGTCATGGGACCGCTCACCCTATTGTCGGTGCTCTTGGCCGGTTCGACTCTGGTACTGGCCGAGGGCGCACCATCAATGTCCGGCGATCCCTTCAGGCTGCTGCGTCTTGCGTCCGAAATGGAGGTCACACATCTCGGCGTGGCCCCGACTCTGATACGGCAGTTCATGACGCAGGATACGGAAACTTTGTCGGGCTACGACCTGTCGCCCCTGCGGATTGTCGCCTCGACCGGTGAACCTTGGACCGACGACGCCTGGCTCTGGCAGCTCGATCATATCTGCCGCCGCCGCGCCGTGCCGCTGAACATCTCGGGCGGGACCGAGCTTTTTGGCGCGATCCTGACCTCGACCGTGCTACACGAGATCAAGCCCGGCGGATTTTCGGCCCAGGCACTTGGCGTCGGCGCCAAGGTGCTGCGGGAAAACGGCAGTGAAGCCGCGCCGGGCGAGGTGGGGGAACTGGTGGTGACTCAACCGCCTTTGGGTTTGACCCCGGCCATCCGGGGCGACCGCGAGCGCTACCTTGAAACCTATTGGTCCACCTTCCCGGGCATGTGGCGACACGGAGATTGGGTGCGCTGCGATCCGGACGGGACATGGTATATCCTGGGCCGGTCCGACGACACGCTGAACATCGCCGGCAAACGCATCGGCCCGCCCGAGATTGAGGCGGCCCTGACCGAAACCGGAGAGGTGGTGGACGCCGCTGCCATTGCTGCACCCGACGATATCAAAGGCGTGGCCGTCGTCTGCGTCTGTGTGGCAGCCCAGGGCGTCACGCCTGACGCAGAGCTTGTGGAGCGGCTCAAGGATCGGGTCGGAGAGATCGTCTCGAAACCCTTCCGCCCGCGCGAGATCCACTTTGTCGAGGCCCTGCCCAAGACCCGCAGCATGAAAACCATGCGCCGGATCGTGCGCGCGGCCTTTCTGGGCGAAGATCCGGGCGATCTGTCGTCGATCAGCAACCCGGAAACCATTCAACCCATCGCAGACCTGCAAAAGGAAAAGCCATGATCACTGTTTTCGGAGCCACGGGCACCACCGGCGCCCCTCTTGTCGATACGCTTATGGCAAAAGGCGCGACCGTGCGTGCTGTCACCAGCGACCCTTCCAGGCTCGATGCGCTAAAAGCCAAAGGATGCGAGGCGGTCGTTGCGAATTTCACGGACCCTGCCGCGCTGGCGCGGGCCTGTGACGGGGCAGAAAAGATATACCTGGTCACGCCTGCCCATCTGGACATGCGTCAGTGGAAGGCGAATGTGATCGCGGCGGCCAAGACCGCGGGGGTGCGCCATGTTGTCGTGGCCACCGGGCTTGGCGCCTCGCCCAAGGCGGGGCTGACATTTGGGAAATGGCATTCCGAAACCCAGGAACTGCTGAAGCAAAGCGGCCTTGACTGGACCTTCGTCCAGCCGACCTATTTCATGCAGAACCTGCTCTGGCAGGCCGGCAATATTGCAAAAGATGGGGTCTATTACGACGATCTGGGCGGCCCTGTGGCCTGGGTCGACGCCCGCGACATCGCGGATGTCGCCGCCGAGGCGCTGACCGCTCCGGGGTACGAAGGCAAGGCTCTTGGTCTGACCGGGCCCGAAGCTCTTACCGGAGAAGATATCGCCGCCCTCCTGTCCAGGGTGACCGGGCGCACTGTCACCTGCGCACCCCTGTCGGCCGAAAATGCCAAGGCGGGCATGGTGGCTGGCGGAATGCAGGACGAGGTCGCCAGAGCCATGGTCGAATTGGCTTCCATCGCGCCCAAGGGCTACCTTGCCGGCATCGAGACCACGGTCAGCGATGTGATGGGACGCCCGGCGCGCCGATTTGCCGATTTCGTCGCCGAGAACCGGGATGCTTTCGTCAAGTAACCTGATGGCGCCGCCGCTTTATCTCGAACTGGCGCCGACTGAGGAAGCGGCCAAACAGATCGACCATTTGTTCGTGTTCCGCGATACCGGTGTGCTGAGCGGTGGTGGACGCGGGCGGTTCGCAACCGACCTCTTTACCCTTTCGGTAACGCGCGACGACAGCGGCGGCGGGCGCGTATCGCTGGCAGAACCGCGCCCCTATTTTTCGCCCCGCCCAAGGCCATTCCAGGGTGTCGTGGCCGGGCTGCGACTGTCGTCACGACCGCAGCGATTTCCCGACTCCACAGGGCTGGACATGCTGGCCTCAGAACTGGCCCGGATTCAGACCGGGGACGATGACCTGCCTGCGCTCATCGCGGTGCTTGACGGCCTTGCGAGAGACCTGCGCTTTGCCGCACCAACCGGAGCTTACAGCGACCGGACCAAACGTCGAAAGGTGCGGGCGGAAACCGGCGTGTCGCGGCGGCGGCTTGCGACCTTGCGACGCTTTCGCCGGGCTCTCGGGCAGCTTGCGTCAAAGACCCTGCCGCTGAGCGATCTGGCGCTGGACGCCGGATATTACGATCAATCTCACTTGTCCGCCGCTTGCCGGATCTTCGCCGGCAAACCGCCCGGCGCGTTGCGCGCTCTGTCTATTCCGCGTCGTTTTGACCTTTTGCTACAAGATACGCGCCTCAAAGACCGCCTAAGATTGGTCATTGACGAATGAAATCGAAGAGGAAGACCCGCCATGACACAATTCAAACCGAAAAACCCCGACTATGACGCACGCGTGCGCAACAGTTTCGATCGCCAGAAGGCAATGAACACGTTGGGGATCAGCATTGCCGAGTTGTTACCCGGCCGCATCGTTCTGGAAATGGCACATCAGGTTGCACTGACCCAGCAGCATGGGTTTTTGCATGCCGGAATCGTGTCGACAGCGCTGGACAGCGCCTGCGGATACGCGGCCTTTTCGCTGATGCCAGCGGACGCGGCAGTGTTGACGGCCGAATTCAAGATCAACCTACTCAACCCGGCGGACGGCGCACGGTTTCGCTTCGTCGCTGACGTGGTGAAACCAGGCAGGACGCTGACCATATGCGAGGCGCGTGCCTATGCCGTGAAGGGCCAGGATGAAAAGCTCGTCGCAACGATGACCGGAACGCTCATGGCGCTGATCGGGCGGGCGGGGGTCGCGGACTGAGCGCAACCCGGCCGCAGCACATCCGATCCGGGCGGCCGGGCCGATTATTCAGACAGCTGGATCAGCTGTTCCAGCGGCTCGCGACCTCGGCCAACCGTTTCCCGTAGGCTCGCGCGGTATCCAGATCGCCGCCAGCAGGTTCAGACCTGCCAAGCGGTAATGTTAGCCTTTAGCAGTGCGGTCGCCGATTGTCCGTCGTCAGGGTTTTTCGGAGAGCTGAGACTGTATCGTAACGGAGGATCTGGTTCGGTTTCTGTTCAAGTTTATGCTGCAGCGGCCTGATGCTGCAACCGTAATTGGAACGGATGGACGCCCACGGTGCCGATGGGCTGCCGTCACGCCGGAGTTTCCAGTCAGGGCTGAGCTGGCGCACCATTCTGGCCAAGCGCGAGAATTTTCGTGCTGCCTTCGCCGGGTTCGACTTTCGGGAGTTGCGAACTTTGACGACAACGACATTGAGCGCCTACTTGCCGATGAAGGAATTGTTCGCTATCGAGGCAAGATCGAAGCCGTGATCAACAACGCTCGCCGTACTTTCGAGGTCGTCCAAGAGGAAGGCTCCTTCGCTGCATTCATCTGGCTATATGAACCTGCCAAGGACGACGCACTGCCACAAATGCGGTCCAAATCACCAGCGTCCGAGACCCTGTCCAAAGATCTACGAAAGCTTGGCTTCAAATTCGTGGGACCGACCACCGTATATGCATTCATGCAGGCCATGGGATTTATCAACGATCACGCAGAAGTCTGTTGGATGCGAAAGGACGTCGGAACAGCCCGAAACACCCTTCGCACACCGACATAGGCAACTGTCGGCCAATTAACGTGAAAAAAATCAGGGCCACTTAGCGTGGAAAGTCACAGACAGGTTTCGCGTCAGTCGACCGAGACTTCAGAGCCTTGAGAGTAGCGTGGCCAATTGAGCGGCGTCTTTGGGTTTCAGCTTTGCGCCGATCCTTTCCGACAGAACCCGTTCATAGATCGGCCACATCGCCCTCCTGACAGATTTACCCTTTTCAGAGATAGAAATGTTTTGACCTCGCCCATCTTCCGAGCAGTTCCGTCGGTCCACCAGCCCTGCTTTCACCATGCGGTCCAGCAACCGCGATGTACCGTATTGGGGTAACAAAATCCGGTCTTTGAGTTCGAATGGACGGAGTCCGTCCGGGCCTGCCTTCTCGAGTTCGAGAAGCGCGTCATACCATGCAAGTGGCGGGTATCCTGCCGATTTCAGAGACGATTCGACAGCCTCAAGCAAAACGCGGCTTTTAGTCATGAGGGCTGTCCAGGCGGCCTCAGTAGCATGGTCAATCTCGTTCATATCCAGCACATATCATATACATGTAAGTGCATCAACCTTGACGTCGCATGTGACGCGCTATATATAGATGCAAATGCATCGACATATGGGATCATATCATGTCACAATCGCACCTCACAGAATTTGGGATATTCCTGCTCCGTATAGCACTCGGTATCATGTTCCTGGCGCACAGCCTGTTTCTCAAGCTCTTCATTTTCACACTTCCCGGAACGGCGCAGTTCTTCGTTTCGATCGGGCTGCCCGGCTGGTTTGCCTATATGATCTTTGCAGTCGAGGCGATTGCCGGTGCCCTTTTGGTCCTCGGCGTACAGGCTCGGTGGGTCGCGTCGGCGACCGTGCCCATCTTGGCCGGAGCAACCTGGGCTCACTCAGGAAACGGCTGGATGTTCGGATACGAGAACGGCGGGTGGGAATACCCGGCCTATCTGACGCTGCTTGCCGTCGTGCAAGGACTTCTGGGCGACGGCCGTTTCGCCCTCAGCCCCTCCTTCGCGCCCGGCAACGTGCAGATGGAGGGAGAGACAACATGAGCCTCCACCTCATTAGCCATGCGCTCTGCCCATATGTGCAGCGCGCAGCGATCTCGCTCACTGAGAAAGGTGTCACGTTCGAGAGAACTCACATCGATCTTTCGAACAAGCCCGACTGGTTTCTTGCCATATCTCCGCTGGGCAAGACGCCTGTCCTGGTTGTGAACGGGACGCCGATTTTCGAATCTGCGGTTATCCTCGAATATCTTGAGGATACACAACCCCACGCACTTCATCCGCACGACGCTCTCGATCGCGCCCGCCACCGTGCCTGGATTGAATTTGGATCTGCTGTCTTGAACGACATTGCGGGGTTCTACTCGGCGCCGAACGATAAAGCGTTGGAAGCAAAAGTCGCGGCGCTCCGCGCAAAATTCCTTCGGCTGGACGCGGAGCTTGGGGAGGGACCATGGTTCGACGGCCACCAGTTCAGCCTCGTCGATGTCGTATTCGGCCCGGTCTTCCGCTATTTCGACGTTTTTGACGCCATCGGAGAGTTTGGCGTCTTCACAGGGCTTGCCCGTGTAAGGGCCTGGCGATATGAACTGGAGCGTCGGGTTT
Above is a window of Paracoccus sp. SCSIO 75233 DNA encoding:
- a CDS encoding PaaI family thioesterase gives rise to the protein MTQFKPKNPDYDARVRNSFDRQKAMNTLGISIAELLPGRIVLEMAHQVALTQQHGFLHAGIVSTALDSACGYAAFSLMPADAAVLTAEFKINLLNPADGARFRFVADVVKPGRTLTICEARAYAVKGQDEKLVATMTGTLMALIGRAGVAD
- a CDS encoding DNA-3-methyladenine glycosylase I, with the translated sequence MAHHSGQAREFSCCLRRVRLSGVANFDDNDIERLLADEGIVRYRGKIEAVINNARRTFEVVQEEGSFAAFIWLYEPAKDDALPQMRSKSPASETLSKDLRKLGFKFVGPTTVYAFMQAMGFINDHAEVCWMRKDVGTARNTLRTPT
- a CDS encoding MarR family winged helix-turn-helix transcriptional regulator; this encodes MNEIDHATEAAWTALMTKSRVLLEAVESSLKSAGYPPLAWYDALLELEKAGPDGLRPFELKDRILLPQYGTSRLLDRMVKAGLVDRRNCSEDGRGQNISISEKGKSVRRAMWPIYERVLSERIGAKLKPKDAAQLATLLSRL
- a CDS encoding DoxX family protein, translated to MSQSHLTEFGIFLLRIALGIMFLAHSLFLKLFIFTLPGTAQFFVSIGLPGWFAYMIFAVEAIAGALLVLGVQARWVASATVPILAGATWAHSGNGWMFGYENGGWEYPAYLTLLAVVQGLLGDGRFALSPSFAPGNVQMEGETT
- a CDS encoding glutathione S-transferase family protein, which translates into the protein MSLHLISHALCPYVQRAAISLTEKGVTFERTHIDLSNKPDWFLAISPLGKTPVLVVNGTPIFESAVILEYLEDTQPHALHPHDALDRARHRAWIEFGSAVLNDIAGFYSAPNDKALEAKVAALRAKFLRLDAELGEGPWFDGHQFSLVDVVFGPVFRYFDVFDAIGEFGVFTGLARVRAWRYELERRVSVKSAVSEDYPTLLRDFIRRRNSYLSQIMQTGGPKKTVTQVQSADRRSLDIVLSGRSAEPDV